In Periplaneta americana isolate PAMFEO1 chromosome 4, P.americana_PAMFEO1_priV1, whole genome shotgun sequence, one DNA window encodes the following:
- the LOC138698670 gene encoding uncharacterized protein isoform X1, whose amino-acid sequence MEELSYPDRLSNLAIDAFGCSISRAMKLLDSKAEADLQQVCTYLQESVQQVAPTLANSLIGKLLHHVSRVYVKDKIATAIVGSIMHPAVTRLEDIPDVLHYNILIRFYYLPQNVLRVLHQLPKLQVVRYSASSNNIVPHFPASLEELHYGGCDDSVIQRLVLSSPRLRLLNVRLSNVTDAAVPAILQLQELQEVNVARTRITSDGLTKLIEGLPPSLHGFACSTHSSSHLLILAQRFQDLQSLSLSLSRQDPCSLLPLQELKHLRRLSLEHCSFDELHQLLRAACFPLDRLDLAFVKDVDLAVIAELCPKLHCLHFSSLDLRDIQRPVPPLPSVRCLVLTVRREALAERIVSRCINLKKLYVPCCSTPKLLNRLVALPLLQELLVNIGMEAAAIFQFGERHAVVSALDYNKRQKVMLQMSYPITEPYNQIVNKARLDVTQYPFFTSVE is encoded by the coding sequence ATGGAGGAGCTCTCTTATCCAGACCGTCTCAGCAATCTGGCAATAGATGCTTTTGGATGCAGCATATCACGTGCAATGAAGTTGCTGGACAGCAAGGCAGAGGCTGACCTGCAGCAAGTGTGCACATACCTGCAGGAGTCAGTGCAGCAGGTGGCTCCAACACTCGCCAACAGCCTGATAGGAAAGTTGCTGCATCACGTCAGCAGAGTTTATGTGAAGGACAAAATAGCAACAGCCATAGTCGGCAGCATCATGCATCCGGCAGTGACTCGCCTCGAAGACATACCGGATGTTCTGCACTACAACATCCTGATCCGCTTCTACTACCTGCCGCAGAATGTGCTGAGGGTGCTGCACCAACTGCCCAAGCTACAAGTGGTGCGCTACAGTGCTTCGAGTAACAACATTGTGCCACACTTCCCTGCTTCCCTGGAGGAGCTCCATTATGGTGGCTGCGACGATTCTGTGATTCAGAGGCTGGTGCTGTCCAGCCCGCGCCTTCGCTTACTCAATGTACGGCTTTCCAATGTGACAGACGCAGCTGTGCCGGCCATTCTGCAGCTGCAAGAGCTACAAGAGGTGAACGTGGCTCGCACTCGTATTACATCAGACGGCCTAACAAAACTGATTGAAGGTCTACCGCCATCCTTGCATGGCTTCGCGTGTTCAACTCACAGTTCCTCTCACCTCCTCATCCTGGCACAGCGCTTCCAGGACCTCCAGTCATTGTCATTGTCACTGTCTCGTCAGGATCCCTGCAGCCTGCTGCCACTTCAGGAATTGAAGCACCTACGCAGACTGTCACTGGAACACTGCAGTTTCGATGAACTTCATCAGCTGCTACGAGCCGCATGCTTCCCACTGGACCGCCTCGACCTTGCCTTCGTGAAAGACGTGGACCTGGCAGTCATTGCAGAGCTCTGCCCCAAGCTTCACTGCCTCCACTTCTCTTCCTTGGATCTACGTGACATACAGCGTCCTGTGCCTCCGTTACCATCTGTACGCTGCCTCGTGTTGACGGTGAGGCGTGAGGCTTTGGCTGAGCGCATTGTATCTCGCTGCATCAACCTCAAGAAACTCTACGTGCCCTGCTGTTCGACCCCCAAATTGTTGAATCGTCTGGTGGCCCTGCCCCTCCTGCAAGAGTTGCTGGTCAACATTGGAATGGAAGCAGCTGCGATCTTCCAGTTTGGTGAGCGACATGCAGTTGTCTCAGCCTTAGACTACAATAAGCGCCAGAAAGTGATGCTTCAAATGAGTTATCCAATCACAGAGCCTTACAATCAGATAGTCAACAAGGCACGTCTAGATGTGACACAATATCCATTTTTCACAAGTGTAGAATGA